A single window of Streptomyces aquilus DNA harbors:
- a CDS encoding MinD/ParA family ATP-binding protein, with the protein MPRLPVGSGFEPQPPQASQADARTEAPAGDPASPTALPNIPGPQGPWGAPASAPSSSPASFTLPAPAPVPAPEVSPDAPTAEEPEESGNGDLESGATMRFSPVALKREIAEHAAGAEAKQTSVDDEAAQAVADADAEVAVDADGAVDDAVDGDADEAALVGDEDGAGEDSGLDADSFSDVPPAGDADIEATEASEAEAEDTGADGETEREGAAPEDAGAVDAELTDAEQHDAGATTPVAVAPEPDADVEPADGHESDAGTVNAEESDAETDVPATVDAEAADAETADARSGDAVPGDVEPVDAGPADAEPVNSVRADAEPVDAGAADAEPSDSGLADSDPSDSGPADAVPADANPAETAPSDAAPSETPSDTAPSDATPEDSAPQDAAPQNSAPQDAPPAWTPPPAPQPGMPPLPPSYQPAAPAPAAQWPAQPQPQQPTPAAPAQPQPAVAENQPPVPPQQPPFQPQAPQPAPAAWNPPATQQPAGQPPAAPTPQAGYGFPQPTAPNPQDGYGYPQPTPSTPPATQQPAAQAPAAPAPQAGYGFPHPGGAPTPAPQPSGYGFPHPGAPVPAPNAQGGYGFPHPGGTPAPAPQPSGYGFPPSAAAPDNAQPPAQPGQPHPAAPQAQPQPQPQPQPQDNALPTPAPAPQAPQPPVPPTPQGGYGFPQPPAQPGQPQPAVPQAQPTPTPNPQAGYGFPHPGAPVPAPNAQGGYGFPQPPAQPGQPDQPHPHPQADAQPPAPAPAPTPQVPPVDPRTGTAWPQPIQHDQRQMTNPGAAPLGYTAAVELSSDRLLNNKKQKAKSSRPAAQPSRFKIGGKKEEAERQRKLELIRTPVLSCYRIAVISLKGGVGKTTTTTALGSTLATERQDKILAIDANPDAGTLGRRVRRETGATIRDLVQAIPYLNSYMDIRRFTSQAPSGLEIIANDVDPAVSTTFNDEDYRRAIDVLGKQYPIILTDSGTGLLYSAMRGVLDLADQLIIISTPSVDGASSASTTLDWLSAHGYADLVSRSITVISGVRETGKMIKVEDIVSHFETRCRGVVVVPFDEHLAAGAEVDLDMMRPKVREAYFNLAAMVAEDFVRHQQSHGLWTSDGNPPPVAAPPMPGQQQYAQPGQAYPQQPYPQQQQPGPGYPQPGQPYPQPQPGQPYPPQQPYPQQQQPGPGYPQPGQAAQPGQPGQPPQPPQQ; encoded by the coding sequence GTGCCGAGGCTTCCGGTCGGGAGCGGGTTCGAGCCGCAGCCGCCGCAGGCTTCGCAGGCCGACGCCCGGACCGAGGCTCCTGCCGGGGACCCCGCCTCGCCTACGGCCCTGCCGAACATCCCCGGGCCGCAGGGGCCGTGGGGCGCTCCGGCGTCGGCTCCCTCCTCGTCCCCGGCGAGCTTCACGCTGCCCGCACCGGCGCCGGTGCCCGCGCCTGAGGTGTCTCCTGACGCTCCTACGGCCGAGGAGCCGGAGGAGTCCGGGAACGGTGACCTCGAAAGCGGCGCCACCATGCGGTTCTCCCCTGTCGCCCTGAAGCGTGAGATCGCGGAGCACGCTGCCGGGGCGGAGGCGAAGCAGACGTCGGTCGACGACGAGGCTGCGCAGGCCGTTGCCGACGCCGATGCGGAGGTCGCCGTCGATGCCGACGGTGCGGTTGACGATGCGGTTGACGGTGACGCCGATGAGGCGGCGCTCGTGGGCGACGAGGACGGGGCCGGTGAGGACTCCGGCCTCGACGCGGACTCCTTCAGCGACGTTCCGCCGGCCGGAGACGCTGACATCGAGGCCACGGAGGCTTCGGAGGCCGAGGCGGAAGACACCGGTGCCGACGGCGAGACGGAGCGGGAAGGTGCCGCGCCGGAGGACGCCGGCGCGGTGGACGCGGAGCTGACGGACGCCGAGCAACACGACGCCGGTGCGACAACCCCCGTCGCCGTGGCTCCGGAACCCGATGCCGACGTGGAACCGGCGGACGGGCATGAGTCCGACGCGGGGACGGTGAACGCGGAGGAGTCGGACGCGGAGACTGATGTCCCGGCGACTGTGGACGCTGAGGCGGCGGACGCGGAGACTGCGGACGCCAGGTCTGGCGATGCCGTACCTGGTGACGTGGAGCCGGTGGATGCCGGGCCCGCTGACGCTGAGCCGGTGAACTCCGTACGTGCCGACGCGGAACCGGTGGATGCCGGAGCCGCTGACGCCGAGCCCAGCGACTCGGGTCTCGCCGACTCCGACCCCTCCGACTCGGGCCCCGCAGACGCCGTACCGGCCGACGCGAACCCCGCGGAGACCGCGCCTTCCGACGCCGCGCCGTCCGAGACTCCCTCCGACACCGCGCCTTCCGACGCCACCCCCGAGGACAGCGCCCCCCAGGACGCCGCCCCGCAGAACTCCGCTCCGCAGGACGCACCGCCCGCCTGGACTCCCCCGCCCGCGCCGCAGCCCGGCATGCCGCCGCTGCCGCCGTCGTACCAGCCTGCCGCGCCCGCGCCCGCGGCGCAGTGGCCCGCGCAGCCCCAGCCGCAGCAGCCGACCCCGGCGGCGCCCGCCCAGCCGCAGCCCGCGGTCGCCGAGAACCAGCCGCCCGTGCCGCCGCAGCAACCGCCGTTCCAGCCGCAGGCACCGCAGCCCGCGCCCGCCGCCTGGAACCCGCCGGCCACCCAGCAGCCCGCAGGCCAGCCCCCGGCAGCCCCGACCCCACAGGCCGGGTACGGCTTCCCGCAGCCCACCGCGCCGAACCCGCAGGACGGCTACGGCTACCCGCAGCCCACCCCCTCGACCCCGCCGGCCACCCAGCAGCCCGCCGCCCAGGCCCCGGCAGCCCCGGCCCCCCAGGCCGGCTACGGCTTCCCCCACCCCGGCGGAGCCCCCACGCCCGCCCCGCAGCCCAGCGGATACGGCTTCCCGCACCCCGGCGCGCCGGTCCCCGCCCCCAACGCCCAAGGCGGCTACGGCTTCCCCCACCCGGGTGGAACCCCCGCGCCCGCCCCGCAGCCCAGCGGATACGGCTTCCCGCCCTCGGCCGCCGCCCCCGACAACGCCCAGCCCCCCGCACAGCCGGGCCAGCCGCATCCGGCCGCACCCCAGGCCCAGCCGCAGCCGCAGCCGCAGCCGCAGCCGCAAGACAACGCCCTTCCCACCCCGGCCCCCGCGCCCCAGGCCCCCCAGCCCCCCGTACCTCCGACCCCCCAGGGCGGATACGGCTTCCCCCAGCCCCCGGCGCAACCGGGCCAGCCGCAGCCCGCCGTACCCCAGGCGCAGCCCACCCCCACGCCCAACCCGCAGGCCGGCTACGGCTTCCCGCACCCCGGCGCGCCGGTCCCCGCCCCCAACGCCCAAGGCGGCTACGGCTTCCCCCAGCCCCCCGCACAGCCGGGTCAACCGGACCAGCCCCACCCCCACCCCCAAGCCGACGCCCAACCCCCGGCCCCGGCTCCGGCTCCGACCCCCCAGGTCCCCCCTGTCGACCCCCGCACCGGCACCGCCTGGCCCCAGCCGATCCAGCACGACCAGCGGCAGATGACCAACCCCGGTGCCGCGCCGCTCGGTTACACGGCGGCCGTGGAGCTGTCGTCCGACCGGCTGCTCAACAACAAGAAGCAGAAGGCGAAGAGCAGCCGTCCCGCGGCCCAGCCCTCCCGCTTCAAGATCGGCGGCAAGAAGGAGGAGGCCGAGCGGCAGCGGAAGTTGGAGCTGATCCGGACGCCCGTGCTGTCCTGCTACCGGATCGCGGTCATCAGCCTCAAGGGCGGTGTCGGCAAGACGACCACGACCACCGCCCTCGGCTCCACCCTCGCCACCGAGCGCCAGGACAAGATCCTCGCGATCGACGCCAACCCCGACGCCGGTACGCTCGGGCGGCGCGTCCGGCGCGAGACCGGGGCGACCATCCGTGACCTGGTCCAGGCGATCCCATACCTCAACTCGTACATGGACATCCGGCGGTTCACCTCCCAGGCGCCCTCGGGGCTGGAGATCATCGCCAACGACGTCGACCCGGCCGTGTCCACGACCTTCAACGACGAGGACTACCGGCGCGCCATCGACGTGCTGGGCAAGCAGTACCCGATCATCCTGACCGACTCCGGTACCGGTCTGCTCTACTCCGCCATGCGCGGCGTGCTCGACCTCGCCGACCAGCTCATCATCATCTCCACCCCGTCCGTCGACGGCGCCTCCAGCGCCAGTACGACACTGGACTGGCTGTCCGCGCACGGGTACGCCGACCTCGTCTCGCGGTCCATCACCGTCATCTCCGGTGTCCGCGAGACCGGCAAGATGATCAAGGTGGAGGACATCGTCAGCCACTTCGAGACCCGCTGCCGCGGCGTCGTCGTCGTGCCTTTCGACGAGCACCTCGCCGCCGGTGCCGAGGTCGACCTCGACATGATGCGGCCCAAGGTGCGCGAGGCGTACTTCAACCTCGCGGCGATGGTCGCCGAGGACTTCGTACGCCACCAGCAGTCCCACGGCCTGTGGACCAGCGACGGCAACCCGCCTCCGGTGGCGGCCCCGCCGATGCCGGGCCAGCAGCAGTACGCCCAGCCGGGGCAGGCATATCCGCAGCAGCCTTACCCGCAACAGCAGCAGCCCGGCCCTGGCTACCCCCAGCCAGGACAGCCGTACCCGCAGCCGCAGCCCGGCCAGCCGTACCCGCCGCAGCAGCCCTACCCGCAACAGCAGCAGCCCGGTCCCGGTTACCCCCAGCCCGGACAGGCCGCACAGCCCGGACAGCCGGGGCAGCCCCCGCAACCGCCCCAGCAGTAG
- a CDS encoding PQQ-binding-like beta-propeller repeat protein has protein sequence MSFGPPPSIYTQSALAADTARKRRRTKLLGAVAVVVTLLVLAGGSWFLASGDDSAPADAKGPVVQSPDAVRETTEKVPGSPEGQLMLEHDEENLSKATDAAPRYAPGTWATDKVMVKGVANRLEGYNIALDADEKAWTLKLGGHLCATSRHVTADGRTAVVIQPPRPEDSEKSGVCDQVVFFDLNTGKKLWQKQMPAASSAFVTNTNLTLTKGVVAVAWGQGSVAYDMKTGAKLWNSALGDECQDKAFAGGRALLALRGCGSLPDVRYQVQKVDPRTGKPVWTYKVSDGVQSVYLPSSDPPVLVVAAGDSLPTDVITLDANGKHRSTISLDGYDAKCGERYFGSPYFGVYENCDGIVVGRTQAYLLSKENIATGEPSDWIVAFDLATGRTAGKFEGREFQTVYPLRTSGDDLLIYRRGAGTVAPAAVVRWNPRTDKETPLLLFTLPEEDDADLSDPERSDILYQQGRVFFGKRELVRDDKSPTDPALMAIAFGSAGLKH, from the coding sequence GTGAGCTTCGGCCCGCCTCCCTCGATCTACACCCAATCCGCACTCGCGGCCGACACCGCCCGCAAGCGTCGCCGCACGAAGCTGCTGGGCGCGGTGGCGGTCGTCGTGACCCTCCTCGTGCTGGCCGGAGGCAGCTGGTTCCTCGCGTCCGGCGACGACAGCGCGCCCGCCGACGCCAAGGGTCCCGTCGTACAGAGCCCCGATGCCGTCAGGGAGACGACCGAGAAGGTCCCCGGCTCACCCGAGGGCCAACTGATGCTGGAGCACGACGAGGAGAACCTCTCCAAGGCCACCGACGCCGCTCCCCGCTACGCGCCCGGCACCTGGGCCACCGACAAGGTCATGGTCAAGGGCGTCGCCAACCGCCTGGAGGGCTACAACATCGCCCTCGACGCCGACGAGAAGGCCTGGACCCTCAAACTGGGCGGCCACCTCTGCGCCACCAGCCGGCATGTCACCGCGGACGGCCGTACCGCCGTCGTCATCCAGCCCCCGCGGCCCGAGGACTCGGAGAAGAGCGGCGTCTGCGACCAAGTGGTGTTCTTCGACCTGAACACCGGCAAGAAGCTGTGGCAGAAGCAGATGCCGGCCGCGAGCTCCGCCTTCGTCACCAACACCAACCTCACCCTGACGAAGGGCGTCGTCGCCGTGGCCTGGGGGCAGGGCTCGGTGGCGTACGACATGAAGACCGGCGCGAAGCTCTGGAACAGCGCCCTCGGCGACGAGTGCCAGGACAAGGCCTTCGCCGGCGGCCGCGCCCTGCTGGCCCTGCGCGGCTGCGGCTCGCTGCCCGACGTCAGGTACCAGGTGCAGAAGGTCGACCCGCGCACCGGCAAGCCCGTGTGGACGTACAAGGTCTCCGACGGGGTCCAGAGCGTGTACCTGCCCTCGTCGGACCCGCCGGTGCTCGTCGTCGCCGCCGGGGACAGCCTCCCGACCGACGTCATCACCCTCGACGCGAACGGCAAGCACCGCTCCACCATCTCGCTGGACGGCTACGACGCGAAGTGCGGCGAGCGGTACTTCGGGTCGCCGTACTTCGGCGTGTACGAGAACTGCGACGGCATCGTCGTCGGACGCACCCAGGCCTATCTCCTGAGCAAGGAGAACATCGCCACCGGCGAGCCCTCCGACTGGATCGTGGCGTTCGACCTCGCCACCGGCAGGACGGCCGGCAAGTTCGAGGGGCGTGAGTTCCAGACGGTCTATCCCCTCCGGACGAGCGGCGACGACCTGCTCATCTACCGCCGCGGCGCGGGCACCGTCGCCCCGGCGGCCGTGGTGCGCTGGAACCCGCGCACGGACAAGGAGACCCCGCTCCTCCTGTTCACCCTCCCGGAGGAGGACGACGCCGACCTCAGCGACCCGGAACGGTCGGACATCCTCTACCAGCAGGGCCGGGTCTTCTTCGGCAAGCGCGAACTGGTCCGCGACGACAAGTCCCCGACCGACCCGGCACTGATGGCGATCGCCTTCGGAAGCGCAGGACTGAAGCACTGA
- a CDS encoding DUF397 domain-containing protein, translating into MAETAEEIKARKERERDELYALDISGVEWHCAPGTEEHEERVEIAYLPEGAVAMRSSLDPDTVLRYTEAEWTAFVLGARDGEFDLDPAPEESAEKQGEQRR; encoded by the coding sequence ATGGCGGAGACGGCAGAGGAGATCAAGGCGCGCAAGGAGCGGGAGCGGGACGAGCTCTACGCGCTCGACATCTCCGGCGTCGAGTGGCACTGCGCGCCGGGCACGGAGGAGCACGAGGAGCGGGTCGAGATCGCGTACCTGCCCGAGGGCGCCGTGGCCATGCGGTCCTCGCTCGACCCGGACACCGTGCTGCGCTACACGGAGGCGGAGTGGACGGCCTTCGTGCTGGGGGCGCGGGACGGGGAGTTCGACCTGGATCCGGCGCCGGAGGAATCGGCGGAGAAGCAGGGCGAGCAGAGAAGGTAG
- the rpsO gene encoding 30S ribosomal protein S15, translated as MPLDAAVKKQIIAEFGQKEGDTGSPEVQVAMLSRRISDLTEHLKTHKHDHHSRRGLLILVGQRRRLLQYLAKKDIQRFRTLVDRLGIRRGAAGAK; from the coding sequence GTGCCGCTCGACGCCGCAGTGAAGAAGCAGATCATCGCCGAGTTCGGTCAGAAGGAGGGCGACACCGGCTCCCCCGAGGTCCAGGTCGCCATGCTTTCGCGCCGGATCTCGGACCTGACCGAGCACCTCAAGACCCACAAGCACGACCACCACTCCCGCCGTGGTCTGCTGATCCTGGTCGGTCAGCGCCGCCGCCTTCTCCAGTACCTGGCGAAGAAGGACATCCAGCGCTTCCGTACGCTGGTCGACCGCCTCGGCATCCGCCGTGGTGCGGCGGGCGCCAAGTAA
- a CDS encoding polyribonucleotide nucleotidyltransferase: MENETHYAEAVIDNGSFGTRTIRFETGRLAKQAAGSAVAYLDDDTMVLSATTASKNPKDQLDFFPLTVDVEERMYAAGKIPGSFFRREGRPSEDAILTCRLIDRPLRPSFKKGLRNEIQVVATIMALNPDHLYDVVAINAASASTQLAGLPFSGPIGGVRVALINGQWVAFPTHSELEDAVFDMVVAGRTLEDGDVAIMMVEAEATEKTIQLVKGGAEAPTEEVVAAGLEAAKPFIKVLCKAQADLASKAAKPTGEFPIFLDYQDDVLEALSAAVRPELASALTIAAKQEREAELDRVKALAAEKLLPEFEGREKEISAAYRSLTKQLVRERVIKEKKRIDGRGVTDIRTLAAEVEAIPRVHGSAVFERGETQILGVTTLNMLRMEQQLDTLSPVTRKRYMHNYNFPPYSTGETGRVGSPKRREIGHGALAERALVPVLPTREEFPYAIRQVSEALSSNGSTSMGSVCASTMSLLNAGVPLKAPVAGIAMGLISQEIEGETHYVTLTDILGAEDAFGDMDFKVAGTKEFVTALQLDTKLDGIPASVLAAALKQARDARLHILDVMMEAIDTPDEMSPNAPRIITVKIPVDKIGEVIGPKGKMINQIQEDTGAEITIEDDGTIYIGAADGPAAEAARATINGIANPTMPEVGERYLGTVVKTTTFGAFVSLLPGKDGLLHISQIRKLAGGKRVENVEDVVGVGQKVQVEIAEIDSRGKLSLIPVIEGEEGSEDTKDDTDK, translated from the coding sequence GTGGAGAACGAGACCCACTACGCCGAGGCCGTCATCGACAACGGCTCCTTCGGCACCCGCACCATCCGCTTCGAGACGGGCCGCCTGGCCAAGCAGGCCGCCGGCTCCGCCGTGGCGTACCTGGACGACGACACCATGGTGCTGTCGGCCACCACCGCCTCCAAGAACCCCAAGGACCAGCTCGACTTCTTCCCGCTGACGGTGGACGTCGAGGAGCGGATGTACGCCGCCGGCAAGATCCCCGGCAGCTTCTTCCGCCGTGAGGGCCGGCCGTCCGAGGACGCGATCCTCACCTGCCGCCTCATCGACCGCCCGCTGCGCCCGTCCTTCAAGAAGGGCCTGCGCAACGAGATCCAGGTCGTCGCCACGATCATGGCGCTCAACCCCGACCACCTGTACGACGTCGTGGCGATCAACGCCGCCTCCGCGTCCACGCAGCTGGCCGGTCTGCCCTTCTCCGGCCCGATCGGCGGCGTCCGCGTCGCGCTGATCAACGGCCAGTGGGTGGCCTTCCCGACGCACTCCGAGCTCGAGGACGCCGTCTTCGACATGGTCGTCGCGGGCCGCACCCTGGAGGACGGCGACGTCGCGATCATGATGGTCGAGGCCGAGGCGACCGAGAAGACCATCCAGCTGGTCAAGGGCGGTGCCGAGGCGCCGACCGAGGAGGTCGTCGCCGCCGGTCTGGAAGCCGCGAAGCCCTTCATCAAGGTGCTCTGCAAGGCCCAGGCCGACCTCGCGTCGAAGGCCGCCAAGCCGACCGGCGAGTTCCCGATCTTCCTCGACTACCAGGACGACGTCCTGGAGGCGCTCTCCGCCGCCGTCCGCCCGGAGCTCGCCTCCGCGCTGACCATCGCCGCCAAGCAGGAGCGCGAGGCCGAGCTGGACCGCGTCAAGGCGCTCGCCGCCGAGAAGCTCCTGCCGGAGTTCGAGGGCCGCGAGAAGGAGATCTCCGCCGCGTACCGCTCCCTGACCAAGCAGCTCGTCCGCGAGCGCGTGATCAAGGAGAAGAAGCGCATCGACGGCCGTGGCGTGACGGACATCCGTACGCTCGCCGCCGAGGTCGAGGCCATTCCGCGCGTGCACGGCTCCGCGGTGTTCGAGCGTGGCGAGACCCAGATCCTGGGCGTCACCACCCTCAACATGCTCCGCATGGAGCAGCAGCTGGACACCCTCTCCCCGGTGACCCGCAAGCGGTACATGCACAACTACAACTTCCCGCCGTACTCCACCGGCGAGACCGGCCGCGTCGGCTCCCCGAAGCGCCGCGAGATCGGCCACGGCGCCCTCGCCGAGCGCGCCCTGGTCCCGGTCCTGCCGACGCGCGAGGAGTTCCCCTACGCGATCCGTCAGGTCTCCGAGGCGCTGAGCTCCAACGGCTCGACGTCCATGGGCTCGGTCTGCGCCTCCACCATGTCGCTGCTGAACGCCGGTGTGCCGCTGAAGGCCCCCGTCGCCGGTATCGCCATGGGCCTCATCTCCCAGGAGATCGAGGGCGAGACGCACTACGTCACCCTCACCGACATCCTCGGTGCGGAGGACGCCTTCGGCGACATGGACTTCAAGGTCGCCGGCACCAAGGAGTTCGTCACCGCCCTCCAGCTCGACACCAAGCTGGACGGCATCCCGGCCTCCGTCCTGGCCGCCGCCCTCAAGCAGGCCCGTGACGCCCGCCTCCACATCCTCGACGTGATGATGGAAGCGATCGACACGCCGGACGAGATGTCCCCGAACGCCCCGCGGATCATCACCGTCAAGATCCCCGTGGACAAGATCGGTGAGGTCATCGGCCCCAAGGGCAAGATGATCAACCAGATCCAGGAGGACACCGGCGCCGAGATCACGATCGAGGACGACGGCACCATCTACATCGGTGCCGCCGACGGCCCGGCCGCCGAGGCCGCCCGCGCCACGATCAACGGCATCGCCAACCCGACCATGCCGGAGGTCGGCGAGCGCTACCTGGGTACGGTCGTCAAGACCACCACCTTCGGCGCGTTCGTCTCGCTGCTCCCGGGCAAGGACGGTCTGCTGCACATCTCGCAGATCCGCAAGCTCGCCGGCGGCAAGCGCGTGGAGAACGTCGAGGACGTCGTCGGCGTGGGCCAGAAGGTCCAGGTCGAGATCGCCGAGATCGACTCCCGCGGCAAGCTCTCCCTGATCCCCGTGATCGAGGGCGAGGAAGGCTCCGAGGACACGAAGGACGACACCGACAAGTGA
- a CDS encoding M16 family metallopeptidase produces MTSSSSTATARTSSEARAVARTQTLIKGENGIGTVRKTTLPGGLRIVTETLPSVRSATFGIWAHVGSRDETPSLNGATHYLEHLLFKGTTRRSALDISSALDAVGGEMNAFTAKEYTCYYARVLDADLPLAIDVVCDMLTGSLILEEDVNVERGAILEEIAMTEDDPGDCVHDLFAHTMFGDNPLGRPVLGTVDTVNALTADRIRRFYKKHYDPTHLVVAAAGNIDHNKVVRQVRAAFEKAGALKNTDATPIAPRDGRRALRTAGRVELIGRKTEQAHVVLGMPGLARTDERRWALGVLNTALGGGMSSRLFQEVREKRGLAYSVYSYTSGFADCGLFGVYAGCRPSQVHDVLKICRDELDHVAEHGLSDDEIARAIGQLRGSTVLGLEDTGALMNRIGKSELCWGEQMSVDDMLTRIASVTPDDVRAVARDILGQRPSLSVIGPLKDKQASRLHEAVA; encoded by the coding sequence GTGACGTCTAGTAGCTCCACGGCGACGGCCCGCACCTCCTCGGAGGCGCGGGCCGTCGCCCGTACCCAAACCCTGATCAAGGGCGAGAACGGCATCGGTACGGTCCGCAAGACCACCCTCCCGGGCGGCCTGCGCATCGTCACCGAGACGCTGCCCTCGGTCCGCTCCGCGACCTTCGGCATCTGGGCCCACGTCGGCTCCCGCGACGAGACCCCGTCCCTGAACGGCGCCACCCACTACCTGGAGCACCTGCTCTTCAAGGGCACCACCCGCAGGTCGGCGCTGGACATCTCGTCCGCCCTCGACGCGGTCGGCGGCGAGATGAACGCGTTCACGGCGAAGGAGTACACGTGCTACTACGCGCGCGTGCTCGACGCCGACCTCCCGCTCGCCATAGACGTCGTCTGCGACATGCTCACGGGCTCCCTCATCCTCGAAGAGGACGTCAACGTCGAGCGCGGCGCGATCCTCGAAGAGATCGCCATGACCGAGGACGACCCGGGCGACTGCGTGCACGACCTGTTCGCGCACACCATGTTCGGCGACAACCCCCTCGGCCGCCCGGTCCTCGGCACCGTCGACACCGTCAACGCCCTGACCGCCGACCGCATCCGCCGCTTCTACAAGAAGCACTACGACCCGACCCACCTGGTCGTGGCCGCCGCGGGCAACATCGACCACAACAAGGTCGTACGACAGGTCCGCGCGGCCTTCGAGAAGGCGGGCGCCCTCAAGAACACCGACGCCACGCCCATCGCCCCGCGCGACGGTCGGCGCGCCCTGCGCACCGCGGGCCGCGTGGAGCTGATCGGCCGCAAGACCGAGCAGGCCCATGTCGTCCTCGGCATGCCGGGCCTGGCCCGCACGGACGAGCGCCGCTGGGCCCTCGGCGTCCTCAACACGGCCCTGGGCGGCGGCATGTCCTCCCGACTGTTCCAGGAGGTCCGCGAGAAGCGCGGCCTGGCCTACAGCGTGTACTCGTACACCTCGGGCTTCGCCGACTGCGGTCTCTTCGGCGTCTACGCCGGCTGCCGGCCCTCGCAGGTCCACGACGTGCTGAAGATCTGCCGCGACGAACTCGACCACGTCGCCGAGCACGGCCTGTCCGACGACGAGATCGCCCGCGCCATCGGCCAGCTCCGGGGTTCGACGGTCCTCGGCCTGGAGGACACCGGCGCGCTGATGAACCGCATCGGCAAGAGCGAGCTGTGCTGGGGCGAGCAGATGTCCGTCGACGACATGCTCACCCGGATAGCCTCGGTCACCCCGGACGACGTCCGCGCGGTCGCCCGAGACATCCTGGGGCAGCGGCCCTCGCTGTCGGTCATCGGCCCGCTCAAGGACAAGCAGGCGTCCCGACTGCACGAGGCCGTGGCCTAA
- the dapB gene encoding 4-hydroxy-tetrahydrodipicolinate reductase, which produces MSKLRVAVLGAKGRIGSEAVKAVEAAEDMELVAALSRGDKLETLAETGAQVAVELTTPASVMDNLEYCVGHGIHAVVGTTGWTDERLAQLNGWLAASPETGVLIAPNFSIGAVLNMKFAQIAAPYFESVEVVELHHPKKVDAPSGTATRTAQLIAEARRAAGTAPAPDATETALDGARGADVDGVPVHSVRLRGLLAHQEVLLGGEGETLTIRHDSLHHSSFMPGILLGARKVVTTPGLTFGLENFLDLG; this is translated from the coding sequence ATGAGCAAGCTGCGCGTGGCGGTCCTCGGTGCCAAGGGCCGGATCGGCTCCGAGGCGGTCAAGGCCGTCGAGGCCGCCGAGGACATGGAGCTGGTCGCCGCCCTGAGCCGGGGCGACAAGCTGGAGACCCTGGCCGAGACGGGCGCCCAGGTCGCCGTCGAACTCACCACGCCGGCCTCGGTGATGGACAACCTCGAGTACTGCGTCGGCCACGGCATCCACGCCGTCGTCGGTACGACGGGCTGGACCGACGAGCGCCTCGCGCAGCTGAACGGCTGGCTGGCGGCGTCCCCGGAGACGGGCGTCCTCATCGCGCCCAACTTCTCCATCGGCGCCGTCCTGAACATGAAGTTCGCGCAGATCGCCGCCCCCTACTTCGAGTCGGTGGAGGTCGTCGAACTCCACCACCCGAAGAAGGTCGACGCGCCCTCGGGCACCGCCACGCGCACGGCCCAGCTCATCGCCGAGGCCCGCCGCGCAGCCGGCACGGCCCCGGCCCCCGACGCCACCGAGACGGCCCTGGACGGCGCGCGCGGCGCGGACGTCGACGGCGTGCCCGTCCACTCCGTCCGCCTGCGCGGTCTGCTGGCCCACCAGGAGGTCCTGCTGGGCGGCGAGGGCGAGACGCTGACGATCCGCCACGACTCGCTCCACCACAGCAGCTTTATGCCCGGCATCCTGCTGGGCGCCCGCAAGGTGGTCACGACCCCGGGCCTGACCTTCGGTCTGGAAAACTTCCTGGACCTGGGCTGA
- a CDS encoding PH domain-containing protein, with the protein MPLPFLAADRAFETADDIALPFDDRDHWRRPYRPGPWRVGTAALLLLLASYVLFAAVIIALTGSVSEGGVVFGAALAVIAVSLRLLRVGVWVSARGVRHVGFFRTRTVRWEQVVAVRTVQQPVRWLGLPRTVQGQALTVVRRDRAAEDTSPLLTTHNADFLGRTEAFDRAADSVEAWGAEYQRG; encoded by the coding sequence GTGCCCCTGCCCTTCCTGGCGGCCGACCGCGCCTTCGAGACAGCCGACGACATCGCGCTGCCCTTCGACGACCGCGACCACTGGCGGCGCCCGTACCGCCCCGGCCCCTGGCGGGTGGGTACGGCGGCGCTTCTGCTGCTGCTCGCGTCGTACGTGCTGTTCGCGGCGGTCATCATCGCCCTGACCGGCTCGGTGTCCGAGGGTGGTGTGGTCTTCGGCGCCGCGCTGGCCGTCATCGCCGTGTCGCTTCGGTTGCTGCGGGTGGGCGTGTGGGTGAGTGCCCGCGGGGTGCGCCATGTCGGGTTCTTCCGCACGCGGACCGTGCGGTGGGAGCAGGTCGTCGCCGTGCGGACGGTGCAGCAGCCGGTGCGTTGGCTGGGCCTGCCGCGGACCGTTCAGGGGCAGGCGCTGACCGTCGTACGCCGTGATCGCGCGGCGGAGGACACCTCGCCGCTGCTGACCACGCACAACGCGGACTTCCTGGGGCGGACCGAGGCGTTCGACCGGGCCGCGGACTCGGTGGAGGCGTGGGGCGCGGAGTATCAGCGGGGCTGA